In Azospirillum thermophilum, the genomic stretch TCCACCGAACCGGGAGCACCGATCATGACCATGAGGCTGAGCGCCGCCCGCCGCGACGAACCGGGCTACATCCACACCGATGACGGGACGAAGCTGTTCTATCGCGACTGGGGCCGGGGAGAGCCCGTCGTCTTCCTGGCGAGCTGGTCGCTGAACTCCGACTCCTGGGGCTACCAGATGCTCGCCCTCGCCGAACGGGGCTACCGCTGCGTCGCCTACGATCGCCGCGGCCATGGCCGGTCGAGCGATCCCGGCCGGGGCTACGAGTTCGACCGGCTGGCCGACGACCTCGCCTGCCTGCTCGACCGGCTGGATCTTCACGGCGTCACTCTGGTCGGCCACTCCATGTCCTGCGGCGAGATCGTCCGCTACCTGACCCGGCACGGCAGCGGCCGCGTCGCCCGGACGGTGCTGGTCGGCACGGCCACCCCGGCGCTCGCCCGCTCCGCCGACACTCCCGACGGCATCGACCCGGACGGCCTGGAGCAGTTCCGCACCGGCTGCCTGATGCGGGACTTCCCGAAATGGCTCGCCGACAACATCGACCCCTTCCTCACCCCGGACTGCTCCTCCGTCATGAAGGACTGGGTGCGGTCGATGGCGCTGCAGGCTTCGATGAAGGCGCTGCTGGACTGCCACCGCGCCACCACCTCCACCGACTTCCGGGCGGAGCTGGCGGAGGTCACCGTGCCGACCCTGGTCGTCCACGGCGACCTGGACGTCTCCAGCCCGCTCGACCTCACCGGCCGGCGCACGGCCGCGCTGATGCCGAACGCCACGCTGGCGCT encodes the following:
- a CDS encoding alpha/beta fold hydrolase, giving the protein MTMRLSAARRDEPGYIHTDDGTKLFYRDWGRGEPVVFLASWSLNSDSWGYQMLALAERGYRCVAYDRRGHGRSSDPGRGYEFDRLADDLACLLDRLDLHGVTLVGHSMSCGEIVRYLTRHGSGRVARTVLVGTATPALARSADTPDGIDPDGLEQFRTGCLMRDFPKWLADNIDPFLTPDCSSVMKDWVRSMALQASMKALLDCHRATTSTDFRAELAEVTVPTLVVHGDLDVSSPLDLTGRRTAALMPNATLALYEGAPHGLFLSHMERFNRDLLGFLESSRPVPVS